Below is a window of Planctomycetaceae bacterium DNA.
GACGACGATCGGTTTTGGCAAGCTGGACTTCCTCGTCAGCGAGATCGATCGCGTGATGCGGATGTTCGCCGACGGCGGCCTGCTGTTCTGCACCACGCACTTCGTGCAGAACCACTGCACTGTGGAAGAACTCGAGTTGGCCTTCGACACGGCGTATGCTCTGGCTCGCGAAGTCACAAAATGAGCAGGGATGGATGGAATACGCAGGAATCAATGTGGATGAGGGCGGGAAGATTTAGAGAAAGGGCACGTCAATGTGGGAACTGATTGTCCCAGGCGTTAGAGGCATTCAAGCGGCTCCGCGCGCGGCTGACGCAACCCTGGCGGCCGCGATCTTGCTGCTGCAGGTCGTGTTCTACCTGACAATCTGGTGGAATTTCGTCCGAAAGGCCGGATACTCGCGATGGCACATGTTTTGGGCAGTGATACCATTCGGTTGGATCATCGCCGCGCTCGTCTTGGTCCTACGGCGATGGCCGGCCCAGTGGGAATTGATCCGCTATCGAATTCGTGCCGGTGCCGCCACCGTCGGCGATGCCCGCGCCATCCTCGGCCTTCCGCGTCGGAAAACAGTAATTCGTGCTCCTGAAATGCTGCCGCTGTACGATGCCATTGCCAAGCAGTTCGCCGGAACAGAAGTCGCCCACGAAGCCTTGGCCGAAAGACAGAACCTGACGGCCGCAGTAGCCGATTTGGGCAGTCACGCCACCACAGCAGAGGCCTGAGGATTCAGCGGGTTGGTCCGCAGCGCCAGCGAGAAGAGGTAGGGATACTCCTTCTTGAGGTGCCCCATGTAGGCGGTCCATTCACCCAGCAGGCTCATGTAGACGCGGCGCACGTCGCCGGACAGGTGGTCGATATCGCTCTGGGGCAGGCTCGACAGGTCCGGGCGGTGGCTCAACTCCTCGGCCAGGTGGAACACAGCCCAGAGCAGGTCCGTGACGCGCTGGTGTTCGAGCAGGTTAGGGTTCTCCAGCAGACGCAGCAGAAACTCCCGCTTGGACTGCAGGCTGTCCTTAAGGATGGGAAGCTGCTCGGCCTTGAGCATCATCTGAGGCTGTCGGCGGCGCAGCTTGGCGTTCGCGGCCGAAAACTGTCGCGCCGACCACTCCCCGGTGACGGCCAGGAGACCGCGGGTCGAGTCGATCTCACTGTCGCACTTTGACAGGCGCGAAATGAGGTCGTTGCCGACCTCGCTGAAGAATGCGCCGACAACCATGTTGAGCTTGCTGAACCGCTCATGTTTCTCGTGGCGCTGGAGCAGTTGGTGCAGCACGAGCGTCACCAGCAGCACCTCGATGGGCAGGAATGCGATGTCGCCGACGAGGTAGATGAAGATGTGATGCGCATCGCCGAACATCAGCCAATGCCCCAGGTACATGACGGCCGTGGCGGCGATCAACGCCGCGGCCAGGGCGATCTGCCAGCGGTAGTGCTTCATCGATTCTCCTTTGGTGAAAGAACGCGGCACATTGTATCGCCCACAGCGGCGATTGAATGCGCCCAACGGCGGCGATATACTGTTCCGCAGCCGCGCCTGCATGTGCGGCCGAAGGGAGCGTCGATCATGTGGAAGTGTCCGGCCCTGATCCTGTTGTGCCTGGGGGCGCTGGTCTGCGGCGGCTGCTTCAAAGCCGACGTGACCGTGCCCGAGGTGCCCTACTCCTCTCCGCCGCCGCCAACGCCGTCGGGGGTGATCCCGTCGGCGGTTCCCGGCGACCGCGGCGACCTGCTGCGCGAGAACCAGCAGCTTCGCCAGCGCACGGCCTGGCTGCAGGATGATACCGCGCGACTCCAGAGGAAGCAGAACTCGCTGCAGAAGGACCTGGGCAAGATCCAGGCCGACATCGACAAGGCGGCGGGCGAACGCGACCGCTACCGCCGCATAGCGGAGGGAAGCCGATGAAAACCATACCCCTCATGCTGATCGCCGGTGCCGCGATGCTGCTTTCAGCCGGCTGCGCGGACGTGACCGTGCGCAGGCCGGATCGCCCGGCGGCGGTGTACGAAAGCGCCCCGCCGGTCGACAGCGGGCAGTCTGCCGCCTCGCTGGGCCGGGAGAACGCCCAGCTCCGCGCGTCGCTGGGGCGGCTGGAGCAGGACCACCGCGCCGCCGAGGCCGCCGTGAATTCGCTCGAACGGCAGAAGAGCGCCCTGAAGCGCACGCGCGAGCAGGTCGAGAACGACCGCGACTACTACAAGAAACGCGCGAAGTCGTAGTCCCCGCTACGGCTCACGGAGCGGTCAGTGTCACCGGCGCCACCTGGACCGCCACGATCACCGGACGGTCGCGCCAGCGGTTGTAGAACTGGTCCGACATCCGCCGCTGACCGCCGAGTTCGACGCCGGCACTGGGCGACATGTCCGCCCCGAAGAGGCTGACCGGGCCGGTCGTCTGCACCTTGTCGTTGACCGACACATCCGGGACCGGGCTGTCAACGTCGACCAGCACCAGCATCTCCTCGTCGGTCGCGTCGGCCAGCAGCAGCATCCGCGGCGTGTAGATGTACTTCACCGAGCCCATCACCGTGACGGTGCGCCCCAGGTACGCCGTCGGTCTGGCGTTGATCAACCCGATGGTGGTCTGCGACTGGTCGACCAACAACGTCGGCGACGGCGTGGCCTGTGTCTGGCACCCTCCGGCCGCCATCGTGGCAACCAGAACCCCCGCCGCCATCAGCATCCACCGGCCCCTGACAGTGTGTGTGAGCATGTCAGTCCCCTCCCGATGAAGTATAGCCCGCGTGGCGGGCAGGCGAAAACGTTTGGGGCGCCGGCACAGTTGGATTATCCTCGCAGTCATGAGCACTATGGCAAATGCGGCGCCCACTGTTTTTGTCAGCCCCGGCGGCTGTGACGCCAACGATGGGGGTTCGCCCCAGCGGTCGCTGGCGACGGTTCATCGCGCGGCGGCGGCAGTGCGCGAGCTGGCCAGCGAGGGCCGCGGCGACATTGTGGTCGAACTGGCCGATGGGACCTACGTGCTCGACAGCCCGCTCTGCCTGGGCGCCCGCGACGGCGGCGCGGGCAAGCATCGCGTGATCTATCGCGCCGCCCCGGGCGCACGACCGATGCTCTCGGGCGGGCGCACTATCGGCCCCTGGAGCAAGGCCGCCCATCCGACCCTGGCCAACCTCTGGTCGGCGCACGTGCCGGACCTGCCCCCCACGCGACAACTCTACGTCAACGGGCGCGCCGCCGCGATGGCACGCGGGGACAAGCTGCGCCCGCGCGACGAAGACGGCGTCGAGGCGGACTTTGCGTTCCACAATCAGATCGAGACGGCCATCTCTAACGGCAGCGAGACGCCGGTGTATGAAGGCTACACCACGCGCAGCCTCGCAACGATCAGCACGTGGCGCAACGCCCGGGATATCGAGTTCGTCTACGACGTGGTCTGGACGCGGGTGATTCTGCCCGTGGAGCGGATTGAGCCCGAACGTGGCACAGGCTTTCCAGCCTGTGACGCCTGCGTTGTGAAAATGAAGATGCCCGCCTTCCGCGACGCCCAGATCAAGGACGGCATGCACATCGACGGGCCGGACTTCATCCAGAACGCCTATGAACTGCTGGGCACGCCGGGGCAGTGGTATCACGACCGCGCCGCGGGGGTACTCTATTACACGCCCCTGCCAGAGGAAGACATGACGACCGCGACCGTCATCGTGCCCGTGCTGGAGACGCTGCTGGAAGTGCGAGGCAGCCTGGACGAGCCCGCGCGAAACATCCGCTTCGAGGGGCTGACGTTTTCGTACACCACGTTCCTGCGGCCGCGAACGCTGGGGCACGCGGAGATCCAGGCGAACTTCCTGAAGAACCCGGCGGTGGACGTCGACCATACATCATACCTCAAGACGCCCGGCGGCGTGGTGCTCGACGCGGCGAGCGACGTGTACTTCCACCGCTGCACGTTTTCGCGCATGGGGGCCGGGGCGCTGGATATCCAGAACGGCTCGCGCGACAACGTGGTGCGGGGCTGCCTGTTCACGCAGACGGCGGCCGGGGCCGTCCAGGTCGGCGACGTGCAGGTCAGCGATGCGCACCCGGACGACCCGCGGACGATCGTGTCGGGCAACGTGATCGACAACTGCCGCCTGGTCGCCATCGGCACCGAGTTCAAGGGCAGCATCGGGATCTTCGTCGGCTACGCGGCCGGCACGGTGATCACGCACAATGAAATCTCCGAGGTGGGCTATACGGGCATCTCGGTCGGCTGGGGCTGGGGGTACTACGACCCGTGGAGCGAGCCCGACAAGCCCAAGTTCTACCGCGACGGGTGTTACCCGCGATTCGACACCCCCACGACCTGTCGCAATACGCTCGTCGAGCACAACCACGTGCATCACGTGCTCAACTCGCTCAACGACGGCGGCGGCATTTACACGCTAGGCCTGCAGATCGGGGCCGTCATCCGCGAGAACCACGTGCATGACAACGGCGCCGGCCGCGGCGGGCCCGGCGGCCTGTACCTGGACGAAGGATCCGCCGGCATGGAGATCGTGGGCAACGTGATCTACAACGTCCGCCGCCCCTACCGCCTGCACCTGACCATGCCCCGCCAGCAGTGGGCCCTCAACGAGCACGACAACTTCTTCGCCGTCAGCCCCGACGACCCGCGATTCCCCCGCAGCATCGCCGATCACGCCGGCCTGGAAGAAGACTATCGCGACCTGCTCTATGGAGTGCGGCAGCCATAGCTGCCGCTTTTAGAGTTGTTCAACCGCGAGAAACTTCCAAAGCGGCAGCTAAGGCTGCCGCACTCCACAGGTCACTTCTTCGCCTGGACGTCGAGCGAGACCTTGCCGGCTTTGCCTACGGAGAATGCGATCGGCCCCGAGGGCGTGATGATCTCGTAATCGCCCAGGTATCCGCGGAAGGTCGCGTGCCCGGCGGCGTCGGTGGTCAGGGCCTGCGGACCGGTCCACCACTTCTTCTTGATCAGGTTCATCAGCGCCGTGTACACAGGCTTGGGCGTCATGTCGGGGTTGAGCAGGCCCGAGGGGGCGTTCATCCAGGAGCGGTGTTCGCTGAAGTCCCACCACGTGATCGCTTCGACGGACGGGTGCGAGAAGAGCACGCTATAAACCTCAACAGCCTGGGCGGCCTGACTCTTGAGGCCTTGCGGCGTTGACGGCCACGACGCGCGGCGCGTGAACCAGTCGTTGTCGCGGCGCTTCATCAACTCGCCCGAAAGAATCGTCAGTTCGGTGAAGTGAATGGGCTTCTTGAACTTCGCGAATCGCTCGCAGATCGCCCACAGATCCTTGGCGCCGAAGAATCCCTTGTGCATGTGCGTCTGCAGGCCGATGGCGTCGATGCTCGCGCCGGCATCCAGACACGACTGCACCAGGTCTACGAACGCCTTGGAGTTGTCGTAGTCGTTGAGCACCAGCAGGGCCTTGGGGTTGGCCTTGCGGGCGGCCGCGAAGGCCTTGACGATCAACTGCGTGCGGCCGGGCTTGCTGCACAGCGCGGCGATGGGATTGCCCGCGCCGGCGGCTGGCATCACGACCGGCTCGTTGACGACATCCCAGGCGTCGACCGTGTCGGCAAAGTCCTTCACCTCGCGCGTGACGCGGTCCAGCAGAAGTTCCTCGACCTTTTCGCCGGGCTTTGCCGCCAGCCACGTCGGCACGACATTGTGCCAGACCAGGGGGTGGCCCTTGGCGATGATCCGATTCTCCTTGCACCAATCCGCCATGATCCGCCGCTGGGCGGCCTGCGTCTGCCCCGGCTGGGGCTCATAGCCGCCCCAGTAGAACGGGATGGTGGCAAAGTTCATCAGCGCGGCGTACCGCTGGCGGAAGGCCTGCTCCAGTTGCGGCGTGGGAAAGCGCCCCACCAGGCCGACGTTGCTGCCAAAGAGAAACTTGTGCCTCACCTGGCGCACCGTGACCTTCGCCCCGGCCAGCGGTTTGCCCTCGGGCGACAGAACCCTCAGCGTCACCTCGGCCGTACGATGCTCGCGAATGCGGCGGTCGATCTGCTCTTGCGACAGCGGGTCGGGCATGGCGTCTTCTCCCCACGCCGCGGCCGGCAACGCCATCGCCGCGACCAGGATAATCTGCACGCTTCTCGTCATCTGGGATTGTCCTTACAATGTCGTCCGTATTCCCGTCCCCACGGGCCACGCTGCCTGAGATAGCATAAGGAGCACACGCATGGAATACCACATGACGCGTCCGCAGGAATTGGCCGCCCAGCGCCGGGCCTTGCCGGTGGCGTACCTGGGCCTGGGCATCCTCGAATGGCACGGAAAGCAGAACCCGCTGGGCCTCGACGGCGTCAAGGCCGACGCGGTGGGCAAATACATGTCGGAGAAGGTCGGCGGGGTAGCCGTGCCGCCGCTGTTCTGGGGCGACCACCGCGGCGTGATCGCCGAGGTCGTCTTCGATCGCAAGGTCAGCTCGTGGCTGCCCGAGGGCGTCGGCGACCATGCCACCCCGATCGCCCAGGCCATGGGCCTCTCGCGACCCCGGCTCGAGCAGGAAGGCCGCCGCTGCGAGACCGCCGGCGGCTGGCGGCTTTGGAAGGAACTCGTCGAGCACATCTTTTTCGAGCTCGAGTCGCTCGAGTTCAAGATGATCATGCCCTACCCGGGGCACTATCCGCTGATCGGCCCGCTGCACGAGGCTGTCGAGTCGTATAAGGCCCACGGCGGGAAGTGCAAGATTTTCATCCTGATGGACCAGCTCGTTCACGGCGGCGACCACGCCGCCAAGCTCGAGACCTCAATGCTCCTGTACCTCACGCCGGGCCTGGTGGACCTGACCCAGCTCAGCGAGGCCGACACGGTCCACCTCGGCGTCCTCGGCGAAGACCCGCTCAAGACCGCCAGCGCCGAGTTCGGCCGCCAGATCGTCGAAGGCCTGGAAAAGATCGTCCGCGAGCAGGTCAAGGATCTGCGTTAGCGATCGATGCTTGGTCCGCAGCCTAATGCGACTTTTGTTACTGACGTCGGTCGAGTGAGCCGCAGAGGTCGCTGAGGACGCTGAGGATGTTGGAATCAAACAACCTCTTCCCTCTGCGACCTCTGCGACCTCAGCGGCTGATTTGATCCTCGGGGTTGGGCCGCAGAGAAACAGATTCGCTACCGAAACAGCGAGCCCAGCGGGCCGCTGTGAAAGTAGTTTCCGTCCTGGAAGAACTTCATCGCTTCGGCGACGGTGGTGAAGACTTTGGTCGCCGTTTCGGTGATGAAGGGCGAAGGGGCGGCCGTGGGGCGCCAGATGACGTAGACTTCCTTGGCGGCCTCGTGAGCGTGCTGGAGCTCGCGTTCGACGCCGCTGGAGATGCCCGGCTGCCCGCCCGCCAGGGCGGGGATCAGCGAGACGATCATGTCGGACTGGTCGATGAGCTTGAAGTCGCGAGCGTAGATCTGCCCGTCGATGTCGGGCAGGATGTCCAGCAGTTCATGCACGTCCAGCGTCGCCTGTTCGCCGGCAGGGCCCGCGGTGATGGTGCGATGCCCCTCAGCGGCCGCCTGCAGCGCCAATACGGAGAGGTACTTTTCCTCCATGTCGCTGGGGTCGAAGCAGACGAAGAACGGTTTTAGCTGGCGGCGGAAGGCGTCGATCTCGGCCAGCACGTCCGGGTTGGCCGAGACGTGCGACATCGGAAAGCTCAGGTACGCCTTTTTCATCCTGGGATTGAAGATGAGCCCCATCAGAGCGCGGGCCATCGAGTCCTCACTCCCGCGGGCGATGACGTAGCACTTGCCGCCGTTGCCGACGCCCTGGCAGAGCAGCTCGGTTGCCAGGATCTCCTCCTCGCGCCAGACCATCAGGTCTTTGAGCGTGTGGTCGCTGTGCCCGTCGCGCACCAGCCGCCAATGCACGCGGTCGACGTTGTCGACGACGATCAGGTAGAGATCCGCTTCCAGGGCGATCATCTGGTCGTAGTCGAATGCCGGGAACAGCCCGTGGCGCCAGCGGAACGTCGCGTGCGTGTTGACGATGATGTTGGCGCTGGTGCGGCAGGCGGCCAGCACGTCTTTGAAGACGCTGCGGCGCAGGCTGTTGAGTCGGGACAGGGGCAGGTCGAGGATGCGCCCGCGCGGGACGTCCGGCGCCTCGGCGTACATCATCTCGCCGATGCTCAGGAGCTTGAGGTCGCACCCCTGCCGCCGCGCCATCTCGACGCAGCGGTGCAGCAGCGGCTTGCGGTCCAATCCGACTTGTCCGGTGATGACGATTCGCATGAGGGGCACTTTAGCACAGGGGAAAAGATACGTCCACGAATGAGACGAATGGGGAGAGAGACAAAAACCGACGACGAGGACGAGGACGAGGACGAGAAGAAAGAACGCTCGTGCGTTTCGTTAGCGGTCGCGCTTGCTCGACGTGTTGACCGGTTCCGAACAACCGCGCGGAGCAAGCTCCGCCGCTAACATCGCTCAGAACGCTCGTCCTCGTCGTCGTCCTCGTCCTCGTCGTCGGTTGTTTCCCGTTGTTTCCCATTTGCATCGAGTCTGTTAGAATACGCCCCAACTACATAGGACACCGACCATGAGACAGTTCTGCCTGATACTAAGCGTACTGGGAATCATCCTGGCGGGCGGATGCAACTGGAAGGGATTCAAAAAACCCGTCGCCAACGAGCCCGGCCCGGCGGCGTACCGCCAGGCGCAGGAGCTGCAGAACGAGATCGACAAGCTCAACGAGCAATTGACCCTTCGCAGCACCCAGCAGGAAGAACTGGCCCGCCGCTGCGACGCCCTGGCCGACGAAGCGCGAAGATACAAGTTCCTCAACGAGCAGCAGGCCAAGCAGATCCGCGACATCTCCCAAGCCCCTCTTGAACGAGACGAGTACAAGCGCCTGGCCAACGACCTCAAGGCCCTCAACACCCGCCAGAGTCATCGCCTGGCCGATCTCGAAGCCGCCAACAGGCTGCTCGAAGTCAAGATCAAGAGCTTGGGCGGCGAAGCGCCCCAGATGCCCGCCTCGCCCGACACGTCCGCACCCGCCGCCACGCAACCGGCGGCCGTGCCCCTGCCGCCGTCGACGCCGCCCTCGACGCAACCGGCCAGCGCCGCATCGCCCATCGGCGGGGCGTTTTGAAAGCGCCCGCGTCCCGTCAGTAGGACTGGTTCCTGCGCAGCGCCGCCGAGCAGGTGGCGGTGTAGGTTTCATTGGCGCATGTCATCGTCAGTCGCACCTTGACGCTCTGGCACAAACCGCCGGCGTCTTCGCGGATGACGTTGAAGGTCGAAATGGCCACGTCGCCGCCGGCCTCGCCGCCGTCGCCCAGCAGCACCGCGTCGTCGACGGCGCCGTTGACCGTCCGGCGCATGTGCAGTTGCCCGCCGGTCAGTTGGTACACGATGGTCTGCAGCCCGCTGCCGTCGTCGGGCGGCGTGATCGTCAGGCTCGTCGAGGTCGAGTTGACGTTCGTGGCGGTTCGAATCTCGCGCGACATGCGGTCCATCACGGCCCGGGCAGTCTGCGCCACCGCGGCGATGCGGTTGTTCTGGGTGTAGCTGGTCAGGGCGGCCTGCAGCGCCACCGCCACGCCGGCCAGCACGATGCCCAGAACGGCCAGCGTCAGCAGCACCTCCACCAGCGTGAAACCCCGCCGCGCCGCGATTTTCGGCAGAGGCTTGCTCATGACCCACCCTCGCGATAGGTAGCGCCCTGCGGCGTCAGTGTGAAGGTCTGGACAAACCCCGCCGGGTTGGACGAGGCGTTTTGCCGATCGACCAGAATGTCCACGTTGCCGCCGACCGACGTCGTCTCCGGCGCCAGACCGATCACCGCCCCCTTCACCGTCCCGGTGGCCGTTCCGGTGAAGGTGAGCTTGTCTGCCGCAATTGTGCCGTTGATCGCGCTGAAGTTTCCGGCGAAGGTCACGTCAAACCCCGGGGCAAGGACGAACGTTCCGGTCTTGGCACGAATGGCCGCGAACTCGGCAGTGGCGGGAAGCGTCTCGACGCCATAGGCCTCGACGTTTCCGGCGAATCGCAGCGTACACGCCGACAGCGGCTGGTTGGAGGGTTCCGTCACGACCATGCCGTTGATGACGGCTTTGCCCTCAAACCGCACGTTGTTGGGCGCTTCGACATAGATGATGCCGTTGATGACGACGTCATTGTTGAAGACGGGGTTGAGCCCGGCGGCGATGCGGATGTTGGTCAGCGTCGCCACCTGATTGGGCGGCTGCGTCGTCAGGCGGTTGGTCGCCAGTGGCGCCAAGGTTGTGACGTCCACCTGGGGAAAGTCCGGCGGTTCCGCGACGGCATGAATGTGCTGGGCCATCAGCAGCGGATTGCTCGTGCCGCCCAGGCTCGGACTGCCGCTGATGACCATGAAGCGCGGATCCTGCACCACCGTGGCGTCGCCGGCGACGATCGCGCTGCCGGCGAGGCTGACGGCCACCGCGTCGCTGGTGGTGGCCGAGAGGATGCTGGCTTCGGAGGGCGAGTTGACGCCGAGGATGCGGGCGCTGCCGGAGATGCTCAGCGGTCCCCGCGACGCCAGACCGTAATTGAATGCGGCGCTGTTGCGCGGGACCAGCAGCAGTTCGATCGAGATGTTCCGCGTGAGGCCCCGGGCGCTGCCGGCGACGCTGACGCGGCAGCGATTGGGGCCGCACCAGGCGATCACAGCGGAGAAGCTGCCGTCGGGCGTGGCGATCGCGGGCACGGTAACGCTCTGCGCGCCGGCGGTGACAGCCGCCCCGGCCAGATTGCTCGTCCCGTTGAGTCGCGGGCCCAGCGCAGCAGCCATATTGGCGGCGAAGGTGGCCTCGGTGGTGTCGGCGCCAAGACGCATCCCCCGCATCCGCGTCAGCAGGAACGCCAGACCGCTTTCGGCTGACAGACGTGCCCTGGCCGCGTCGGAGAGATTGCTCGACGAGATCATGCTCAAGGCCGACGAGTTGGTCATGGCCGCGGCCAGGGTCATCATGATCGACAACAGGATCAGTGTCAGGATGTACGCAAAGGCTCGGGATGTTCGGCGGCGTTTCATTCGGTCGACCTCCGCACGGCAAGGAACGCGCTGGTGTGTACGGGCTGCCCCTTGAACGACACGCTCACCTCGACGCGGACAATATCGCTGGCGCCGTTGGCGACGGCGGCCGACAGATTATCCGGGTCGCGCCAGGTCATGGTGATGGTCTGCGACCAGCCGCTCATGTCGGTGATGGCCGATCCGTACGCGTCGCGCGGGGGGCTGTACGTGACGTTCATCAGGTCGTTGAGGTCGTCGACGAACGTCTGCGGGCTCGTGCCGTCGGGTCCGGGCGGGTTGTTCGGCGTCTGCGGATCGACGAAGGGAAGGCGCAGAGTCCACTCCCGGATCTCCTGGGCCAGGAACACCGCCTGGGTCATCTTGCGTCCGGCGCCGTTGACGGACGTGCCGCTCTGGACGGCCAGCATCAGCGCGGTGACGCCCGTTCCCAGCAAGGCTGTCGCGATGGCGGCCTCGATCAGCGTGAACCCGCCGCGCCCGCGTCGCCTGGTTGTGCGTGTCATTTAATCGCCTCAATCCTCCGGGAAAACTACTTGAACATACTGGACATCTTGAAGATCGGCAGGATGATGCTCATGGCGATGAAGCCCACGATCCCGCCCATGGCTACGATCATCACCGGTTCCATCATGCTGGTGACCGACTTGATCGTGCTCTTGAGTTCCTTGGCGTAATACTCCGACACATCCTGAAGCACGGCCGCCAGCGACCCGGACTCTTCGCCCGCGGCGATCATCTGCACGACGTTCCGCGGCAGCAGCGGGTTGCTTGCCAGCACGGTAACGATCTTTCCGCCGTCGTGGACCGCCTCGTGAACTTTCATCCACATGGCGCGGTAGAGGTAGTTGCCCGAGACCTCGGCGGTGATGCGCAGCGTGTCGAGCATGGGCACGCCCGCGGCGACCAACTCGCCCATCGTCTGGATGCCGCGGGTGATGTACAGCGCGCGGAACATCTTCTTCATCAGCGGAACGCGAAGCTTGAAGCGGTCCCAGGTGCGGCGCCCTCCGTCGGTGCGCACCCAGAAGCGGAACGCCCCCGCCGCTACCGCCACCGCCCCCAGCGGGACGTACCAGTAGTTGCGAAGGAAGTCGCTGAGGTTGAGCAGGAAGGTCGTCGAGGCCGGCAGCAGGTGCTCGTTGCCTTTGAACACCAGGGCGAACTTGGGCAGCACGAACGTCAGCAGGAAGGTCGTGCAACTGACGGCCATCGTGGCGATGATACCCGGATAGATCATCGCGCCGATGACCATGTTGCGCGTCTCGACCTGCTGGGTCTGGTACGCCGCCACGCGCTCGAGCATGGCCGCGAAGTTGCCCGACAGTTCCGACGCTTTGACCATGTTAATGTACAGCGGGCTGAAGACCTGCCGGTGGCGCGTCAGCGCCTCGGAAAAGCTCTTGCCGCTTTCCAGGTCGTGCTGGATCTGCTCGACGATGAGCCTGAAGCTCTTCTTGGTGATCTGAGAGGCGATGCCCTCGATGGCGCTGCGGATGTCGATGCCCGCCTTGATCATCACCGACAACTGGCAGGTGAAGCCCAGGATGTCCTTGAGCCCCGGACCCGGCTGCCAGTTCAGGACGGCCTTGATCTTCTCCGACGCCGACGAGCCCGCCGTCGGGGCGGCGGGGGCGGCTGCAGCGGAATATCCTACGCTTGCCATTTATGCCACTTCTTTCAGGCCCAGCGCCGCGGCCATGCGGTCGGACTTACTGGCGGCCGCCAGCGCCTGGGCGCGGGTGATCTTTCCGGTGTAGAGCAGGCCCTTGATCGCGTCGTCGAGAGGCACCATGCCCGCCGAAGCGCTGGTCTGGATGATGTTGGCGATCTCATGCACGCGATTGGTGCGGATGCAGTTTCGCACGGCGGCGTTGCAGACCATGATCTCGCACGCCGGCGCCATGCCCGGACCGTCAGCCCGCTTGAACAGCGCCATCGACACGACCGCCTGGAGCGTGTTGGCCAACATCGCGCGGATCTGGTTCTGCTGGTCGCCGGGATAAATATCCAGGATGCGCTCGACGGTCTGTGCGGCCGACTGCGTGTGCATCGTCGAAAGCACCAGGTGTCCGGTCTCGGCGGCGGTGATGGCGGCCGAGGTGGTCTCCAGGTCGCGCATTTCGCCGACAAGGATCACATCCGGGTCCTGGCGCAGGGCGTGGCGCAGACCCGAGGCGAAGGTCGGCACGTCGCTGCCCAGCTCGCGCTGCTCGATGACGCTCTTGACGTTGCGGAACTCGTACTCGACCGGGTCTTCCAGCGTGATGATGTGGCGGCTGGACGTCTCGTTGATCAACTGGATCATCGACGCCAGCGTGGTGCTCTTGCCGTGTCCGGTCTGCCCGGTGACCAGCACCAGCCCGCGGGGAAGGCGGGCGAAGTTCTCGATCACCTCGGGCAGGTTGAGCCGCTGGAAGGTGGGAACCTTGCTGGAGACCGCTCGGAAGGCGATGGCCACCACGCCCCGCTGAAAGTGGGCGTTGACGCGGAACCGAGCGCCCGAGGGGGCGGTGGTCGAGAAGTCCATGTCGCGCCGTTCCAGAAACTGCCCCCAGCGATGCTCGTCGAGCATCTGCCGGGCGAAGCCTTCGACTTCGGCGGCCGTCAAGGGCGGACACTCGCCAACCGGGGCCAGCTCGGTGCTCACGCGAAACAGCGGCGGAAGGTCCGGCACCAGGTGCAGATCGCTGGCGCCAAGTTCCAGGGTCTTCTCAAGCAGTTCGGGCAATGTCGGCATCGATGATCCTCACGTAGACACAACTCGTTAGCGGTCGAGCTTGCTCGACGCGGTTGTTTCCCTGACCGGGGAAGAAACCGCGCGGAGCAAGCTCCGCCGCTAACTGGTCCTCTCTTAACTTACTTCGGTTATCCGCATGACCTCCTGCACCGTGGTCAGTCCGGCGGCGATTTTTTCCAGACCGTCCTGGCGCAGGGAATGCATACCGCTCTTGAGGGCGGCTTT
It encodes the following:
- a CDS encoding right-handed parallel beta-helix repeat-containing protein, whose amino-acid sequence is MSTMANAAPTVFVSPGGCDANDGGSPQRSLATVHRAAAAVRELASEGRGDIVVELADGTYVLDSPLCLGARDGGAGKHRVIYRAAPGARPMLSGGRTIGPWSKAAHPTLANLWSAHVPDLPPTRQLYVNGRAAAMARGDKLRPRDEDGVEADFAFHNQIETAISNGSETPVYEGYTTRSLATISTWRNARDIEFVYDVVWTRVILPVERIEPERGTGFPACDACVVKMKMPAFRDAQIKDGMHIDGPDFIQNAYELLGTPGQWYHDRAAGVLYYTPLPEEDMTTATVIVPVLETLLEVRGSLDEPARNIRFEGLTFSYTTFLRPRTLGHAEIQANFLKNPAVDVDHTSYLKTPGGVVLDAASDVYFHRCTFSRMGAGALDIQNGSRDNVVRGCLFTQTAAGAVQVGDVQVSDAHPDDPRTIVSGNVIDNCRLVAIGTEFKGSIGIFVGYAAGTVITHNEISEVGYTGISVGWGWGYYDPWSEPDKPKFYRDGCYPRFDTPTTCRNTLVEHNHVHHVLNSLNDGGGIYTLGLQIGAVIRENHVHDNGAGRGGPGGLYLDEGSAGMEIVGNVIYNVRRPYRLHLTMPRQQWALNEHDNFFAVSPDDPRFPRSIADHAGLEEDYRDLLYGVRQP
- a CDS encoding endo-1,4-beta-xylanase, giving the protein MTRSVQIILVAAMALPAAAWGEDAMPDPLSQEQIDRRIREHRTAEVTLRVLSPEGKPLAGAKVTVRQVRHKFLFGSNVGLVGRFPTPQLEQAFRQRYAALMNFATIPFYWGGYEPQPGQTQAAQRRIMADWCKENRIIAKGHPLVWHNVVPTWLAAKPGEKVEELLLDRVTREVKDFADTVDAWDVVNEPVVMPAAGAGNPIAALCSKPGRTQLIVKAFAAARKANPKALLVLNDYDNSKAFVDLVQSCLDAGASIDAIGLQTHMHKGFFGAKDLWAICERFAKFKKPIHFTELTILSGELMKRRDNDWFTRRASWPSTPQGLKSQAAQAVEVYSVLFSHPSVEAITWWDFSEHRSWMNAPSGLLNPDMTPKPVYTALMNLIKKKWWTGPQALTTDAAGHATFRGYLGDYEIITPSGPIAFSVGKAGKVSLDVQAKK
- a CDS encoding AAA family ATPase, which gives rise to MRIVITGQVGLDRKPLLHRCVEMARRQGCDLKLLSIGEMMYAEAPDVPRGRILDLPLSRLNSLRRSVFKDVLAACRTSANIIVNTHATFRWRHGLFPAFDYDQMIALEADLYLIVVDNVDRVHWRLVRDGHSDHTLKDLMVWREEEILATELLCQGVGNGGKCYVIARGSEDSMARALMGLIFNPRMKKAYLSFPMSHVSANPDVLAEIDAFRRQLKPFFVCFDPSDMEEKYLSVLALQAAAEGHRTITAGPAGEQATLDVHELLDILPDIDGQIYARDFKLIDQSDMIVSLIPALAGGQPGISSGVERELQHAHEAAKEVYVIWRPTAAPSPFITETATKVFTTVAEAMKFFQDGNYFHSGPLGSLFR
- a CDS encoding type II secretion system protein — its product is MSKPLPKIAARRGFTLVEVLLTLAVLGIVLAGVAVALQAALTSYTQNNRIAAVAQTARAVMDRMSREIRTATNVNSTSTSLTITPPDDGSGLQTIVYQLTGGQLHMRRTVNGAVDDAVLLGDGGEAGGDVAISTFNVIREDAGGLCQSVKVRLTMTCANETYTATCSAALRRNQSY
- a CDS encoding prepilin-type N-terminal cleavage/methylation domain-containing protein; translated protein: MTRTTRRRGRGGFTLIEAAIATALLGTGVTALMLAVQSGTSVNGAGRKMTQAVFLAQEIREWTLRLPFVDPQTPNNPPGPDGTSPQTFVDDLNDLMNVTYSPPRDAYGSAITDMSGWSQTITMTWRDPDNLSAAVANGASDIVRVEVSVSFKGQPVHTSAFLAVRRSTE